One genomic segment of Mytilus galloprovincialis chromosome 5, xbMytGall1.hap1.1, whole genome shotgun sequence includes these proteins:
- the LOC143075910 gene encoding methyltransferase-like protein 27 isoform X2 — translation MADHFNERLKEILVGKVTSDTAVKIYDEWGQNGYDQSVSAQAYIGPEVTAKTIASLYDKSERDTIQLLDIGAGTGLVGEQLRKFGFSKIDALEPAGGMLASARNKNLYRNYHNHYLKKDTLIDANGLYDCVCTCGCLAPGHIPVDSLHDFLRFTKKGGNIVLTMKQLYHDVPGYSESMRSLLKDFENSGKWEKKLESQFPNYFEDALGVTYVFKLL, via the exons ATGGCAG ATCATTTTAATGAGAGATTGAAGGAAATTTTGGTAGGAAAAGTGACATCAGACACAGCAGTCAAAATCTACGATGAATGGGGACAGAACGGATATGATCAG TCGGTTTCAGCACAAGCGTACATTGGACCAGAAGTTACAGCAAAGACTATAGCCTCTTTATATGACAAATCTGAGAGGGACACGATTCAATTGTTGGATATAGGTGCTGGAACAGGGTTGGTTGGAGAACAG CTCCGTAAATTTGGATTCAGCAAAATCGATGCACTTGAACCAGCAGGTGGAATGTTAGCAAGCGCAAGGAATAAGAACCTTTACAGAAACTACCACAATCACTATCTAAAGAAAGATACATTGATCGATGCAAATG GTTTATATGATTGTGTTTGCACATGTGGTTGTTTGGCTCCCGGTCACATTCCGGTTGACTCGCTTCATGATTTTCTGCGTTTCACGAAAAAAG gtggaaatattgttttgacaatgaaacaactctaTCATGATGTGCCGGGATATTCCGAATCAATGCGGTCTTTGCTAAAAGATTTCGAAAACAGTGGAAAATGGGAAAAGAAATTGGAGTCACAATTCccaaattattttgaagatgcatTAGGTGTCACATACGTCTTCAAACttctataa